The Bremerella cremea sequence CCAACTCGCTGATGGCCGATTTGATCTTTTCGACGTCTTCGCCTTTGGCGGCTTCGCGCGTCTTCTCGATCGCGGCTTCCAGCGGAGCCTTGTCGTTGTCCGAGATCTTTTCGCCCGCTTCTTTAATCAGCTTTTCAAGCTGGAAGCAACGCGATTCGGCTTCGTTGCGAGATTCGGCCAGTTCACGCTTCCGCTTATCTTCGGCGGCGTGCTCTTCGGCGTCCTTCTGCATCCGATCGATCTCATCCTTCGACAGGCCAGAACTTTGCTTGATCTCGACCTTCATCTCCTTACCAGTGCCCAAATCCTTGGCGGACACATTGAGGATACCGTTTTGGTCGATGTCGAACTTGACTTCGATTTGCGGCATGCCTCGTGGAGCCGGAGCGATTCCGTCCAGGTTGAACTCGTCGAGCAAGCGGTTGTCGGCAGCCATCGGGCGTTCCCCTTGGAACACACGCACAGTCACCGCACCCTGGTTGTCTTCTGCCGTGCTGAAGGTCTGCTTCTTTTCGGTTGGAATCGTCGTGTTGCGTTCGACCAACTTGGTGAACACACCACCGAGCGTTTCGATACCGAGCGAAAGCGGAGTAACGTCCAGCAGCAGCACGTCTTTACGACCACCTTCGGCCAACACGCTACCTTGGATAGCGGCACCTGCGGCAACGACTTCATCTGGGTTCACACCCTTGTGAGGATCTTTGCCGAAGATCTTTTTGACCATCTCCTGAACCTTCGGGATACGGGTCGAACCACCAACCAACACGACTTCGTCGATATCGTTGGCAGTTAGGTTGGCATCCTTCAAAGCCTTCTCAACCGGAATTCGGCAGCGTTCGATCAAGTCGTCGGTCATCTGCTCGAACTGGCTACGGCTAATGGTCATCTGCAAGTGCTTCGGCCCCGAGGCATCCGCCGTAATGAACGGCAGGTTGATGTCGGTCGAAGCCTGACCGCTGAGTTCCTTCTTCGCCTTTTCGCAGGCTTCCTGCAAACGCTGCAGTGCCATTTGGTCTTTGCGAAGATCGATTCCGTTGGTCTTCTCGAATTCGGACGCCACGTAGTGGATCAACTTCTCATCGAAGTCGTCACCACCGAGGTGCGTATCACCACTGGTGCTGATCACCTCAAACACGGTTCGTCCGCCGTCTTCCCCATCTTCAGGAGGCGAGACTTCGAGGATCGAGATATCGAACGTACCACCGCCCAAGTCGAACACGGCAATCTTTTCGGCCTTGTTCTTACCCAAACCGTAAGCCAAAGCGGCTGCGGTCGGTTCGTTGATGATACGAGCCACTTCCAAACCAGCGATCTGACCGGCATCCTTGGTGGCCTGACGCTGAGCGTCATTAAAGTAAGCCGGAACCGTGATCACCGCTTTGCTGACCTTGTGTCCCAAGTAGCTTTCAGCGGCAGCTTTCAGCTTCTGCAGGATCTTGGCCGAGATTTCTGGCGGCGTATATTCTTTGTCGCCAATTTGAACTTTGACATATTCGTCAGAGCTACCAACGACCTTGTACGGCACCAACTTCTCTTCCGAGTCGACTTCGTTATGACGTCGCCCCATGAAGCGTTTGATGGAGTAAACCGTCTTGGTGGGGTTGGTCACCGCCTGACGACGTGCCGGTTCGCCGACCAGGACTTCCCCTTTGTCGGTGTAACCCACAACACTCGGGGTAAGCCGGCTACCTTCGGCGTTCGGAATCACTTTTGCTTCCGAACCTTCCATGACCGCGACCACGGAGTTCGTGGTACCGAGGTCGATCCCAATAATCACTTCACCTTGTGCCATGATGACTACCTCTTTCTTTCGCTAGAACTGCGCCCGAGGGCGTCAGAGTTTTCGTATGTAATTACCCAGCTTTTCGCATGGGATTGGTTTTAAGTAACACGTTGATGTGATCGGCAAATCTGCAGAATCACACGGTTGGAAAAGGGAATTGCAAGAGGTATGC is a genomic window containing:
- the dnaK gene encoding molecular chaperone DnaK gives rise to the protein MAQGEVIIGIDLGTTNSVVAVMEGSEAKVIPNAEGSRLTPSVVGYTDKGEVLVGEPARRQAVTNPTKTVYSIKRFMGRRHNEVDSEEKLVPYKVVGSSDEYVKVQIGDKEYTPPEISAKILQKLKAAAESYLGHKVSKAVITVPAYFNDAQRQATKDAGQIAGLEVARIINEPTAAALAYGLGKNKAEKIAVFDLGGGTFDISILEVSPPEDGEDGGRTVFEVISTSGDTHLGGDDFDEKLIHYVASEFEKTNGIDLRKDQMALQRLQEACEKAKKELSGQASTDINLPFITADASGPKHLQMTISRSQFEQMTDDLIERCRIPVEKALKDANLTANDIDEVVLVGGSTRIPKVQEMVKKIFGKDPHKGVNPDEVVAAGAAIQGSVLAEGGRKDVLLLDVTPLSLGIETLGGVFTKLVERNTTIPTEKKQTFSTAEDNQGAVTVRVFQGERPMAADNRLLDEFNLDGIAPAPRGMPQIEVKFDIDQNGILNVSAKDLGTGKEMKVEIKQSSGLSKDEIDRMQKDAEEHAAEDKRKRELAESRNEAESRCFQLEKLIKEAGEKISDNDKAPLEAAIEKTREAAKGEDVEKIKSAISELEAASHAVSKILYEAAAANNPEAAAAAAGEAPQGETKDGGDDDAIDAEFEVKKD